The following are encoded together in the Sphingomonas insulae genome:
- the ubiB gene encoding 2-polyprenylphenol 6-hydroxylase, giving the protein MTASVVHVWRLLKWGRILARHGALRGIERDPNTPVPVRRLARIARFGARVPKVPRYADAFQAIGPAAIKLGQTLATRPDLVGDVATQDLLRLQDQLPPVPYATIAAAMEGSFGRPPSDLFASIEEVPVGAASIAQVHRAVTTDGRTVAVKVLRPGVEADFTRAIATYEWAAAQLEGMSVEARRLRPRLTVENFKRWTARELNFRREAASASELAESMTAEPDFMVPAIDWQRSTARVLTVEWVDGIKLSDRTALIAAGYDLPRLANTLVQAFLRQAIAEGFFHADMHQGNLFALPGNKIAAIDFGIMGRIDRRARVWLAEILYGLITGNYKRVAEIHFEAGYVPSHHNVAEFATALRAVGEPMRGLPVKDMSIGMMLDGLFSITRDFDMVTQPHLLLLQKTMVMVEGVATGLDPDINLWESAAPFVREWIRTELGPEAAIADRLIQDVRTLAGLPDLIRRIEARYPAPGGEPPAPPLREIEVVRIGGGWRYAAVALVTALASVAATWLIVH; this is encoded by the coding sequence GTGACCGCTTCCGTCGTCCATGTCTGGCGGCTGCTGAAGTGGGGCCGTATCCTCGCGCGGCACGGTGCGCTGCGCGGGATCGAGCGTGATCCCAATACGCCGGTCCCGGTCCGGCGGCTGGCGCGGATCGCGCGGTTCGGCGCGCGGGTACCCAAGGTGCCGCGCTACGCCGATGCGTTTCAGGCGATCGGCCCCGCGGCGATCAAGCTCGGCCAGACGCTCGCCACCCGACCCGATCTCGTCGGCGATGTCGCGACGCAGGACCTGCTGCGGCTGCAGGACCAGTTGCCGCCCGTCCCTTATGCGACAATCGCCGCCGCGATGGAGGGCAGTTTCGGCCGCCCGCCATCCGACCTGTTCGCCAGTATCGAGGAAGTGCCGGTCGGCGCCGCATCGATCGCGCAGGTCCATCGCGCGGTCACCACCGATGGCCGCACCGTCGCGGTCAAGGTGCTGCGGCCCGGCGTCGAGGCGGATTTCACCCGCGCCATCGCCACCTACGAATGGGCCGCCGCGCAGCTGGAGGGGATGAGCGTCGAGGCGCGTCGCCTGCGGCCGCGCCTGACCGTGGAGAATTTCAAGCGCTGGACCGCGCGCGAACTCAACTTCCGGCGCGAGGCGGCGTCTGCCTCCGAACTCGCCGAATCGATGACGGCCGAGCCGGACTTCATGGTCCCCGCGATCGACTGGCAGCGATCGACCGCGCGCGTGCTCACGGTGGAATGGGTCGACGGCATCAAGCTGTCGGACCGCACCGCCCTGATCGCGGCGGGCTACGACCTGCCCCGGCTCGCCAACACGCTGGTGCAGGCCTTCCTGCGCCAGGCGATCGCGGAAGGGTTCTTCCACGCCGACATGCATCAGGGCAATCTGTTCGCCCTGCCCGGCAACAAGATCGCCGCGATCGACTTCGGGATCATGGGCCGGATCGACCGGCGCGCGCGGGTATGGCTGGCCGAGATTCTCTACGGCCTCATCACCGGCAATTACAAACGCGTCGCCGAAATCCATTTCGAGGCGGGCTACGTCCCCAGCCATCACAACGTCGCCGAATTCGCCACGGCCCTGCGCGCGGTGGGCGAACCGATGCGCGGCCTGCCGGTCAAGGACATGTCGATCGGCATGATGCTCGACGGGCTGTTCAGCATCACCCGCGATTTCGACATGGTGACGCAGCCGCACCTGCTGCTGCTCCAGAAGACGATGGTGATGGTCGAGGGCGTCGCCACCGGGCTCGATCCCGACATCAACCTGTGGGAATCGGCGGCGCCGTTCGTGCGCGAATGGATCCGCACCGAACTGGGGCCGGAAGCCGCCATTGCCGATCGCCTGATCCAGGACGTGCGCACCCTCGCCGGCCTGCCCGACCTGATCCGCCGGATCGAGGCGCGTTATCCCGCGCCCGGCGGCGAGCCCCCCGCCCCGCCGCTGCGCGAGATCGAGGTGGTGCGGATCGGCGGCGGCTGGCGCTATGCCGCGGTCGCCCTGGTCACCGCGCTCGCCAGTGTCGCTGCGACCTGGCTGATCGTCCACTAG
- a CDS encoding class I SAM-dependent methyltransferase, which produces MTDTASTGTVSFGYEDVAPEEKTARVGGVFSSVAKNYDLMNDAMSGGMHRLWKDRFVRRVQPQEGQQILDMAGGTGDIAFRLAAAGASVTVADINPAMLEVGMERAAKRGVDGLVWTEANAETLTFPDRFFDAYTIAFGIRNVTDIPKALREAHRVLRRGGRFYCLEFSTTTWPGFKEVYDSYSHRLVPKLGQMLAQDADSYRYLIESIRRFPDMPTFRGMIADAGFVRTRAEPILGGLVAIHSGWKI; this is translated from the coding sequence ATGACCGATACCGCCAGCACCGGAACCGTATCCTTCGGCTATGAGGACGTCGCGCCGGAGGAAAAGACCGCCCGCGTCGGCGGCGTCTTTTCCAGCGTCGCCAAGAACTACGACCTGATGAACGATGCCATGTCGGGCGGCATGCACCGGCTGTGGAAGGACCGCTTCGTCCGCCGCGTCCAGCCGCAGGAGGGGCAGCAGATCCTCGACATGGCGGGCGGCACCGGCGACATCGCCTTCCGCCTCGCGGCCGCAGGCGCATCGGTGACCGTCGCCGACATCAATCCGGCGATGCTGGAGGTCGGCATGGAACGCGCCGCCAAGCGCGGCGTCGACGGCCTGGTGTGGACCGAGGCCAATGCCGAGACGCTGACCTTCCCCGACCGGTTCTTCGATGCCTACACCATCGCCTTCGGCATCCGTAACGTCACCGACATTCCCAAGGCGTTGCGCGAGGCGCATCGCGTCCTGCGCCGTGGCGGGCGCTTTTACTGTCTTGAATTCTCGACCACGACCTGGCCGGGGTTCAAGGAGGTGTACGACAGCTATTCGCACCGGCTGGTGCCGAAGCTGGGGCAGATGCTGGCGCAGGACGCCGACAGCTATCGCTACCTGATCGAGTCGATTCGCCGCTTCCCCGACATGCCGACCTTCAGGGGCATGATCGCCGATGCCGGCTTCGTGCGGACAAGGGCGGAACCGATCCTCGGCGGTCTGGTCGCGATCCACAGCGGCTGGAAGATTTGA
- the mutM gene encoding bifunctional DNA-formamidopyrimidine glycosylase/DNA-(apurinic or apyrimidinic site) lyase: MPELPEVETTVRGLTPVLAGQRLTNVEPRRADLRKAIPVDLRQRMTGATVTTLRRRAKYGMIDTDRGDTLIFHLGMSGRWRVDPAEPLAHDHLLIETAAGRHLALNDPRRFGFLDLVETAALEAYAPFAAMGPEPLGPDFTGAYLHEALKGRIAPIKAMLLDQRIVAGLGNIYVCEALHVARIAPTRAAGQIAPARLERLAVAVREVLLAAIEAGGSTLRDYARPDGELGYFSKQFLVYGREGEPCHCGGTVRRRVDSGRSTFYCPTCQRS; this comes from the coding sequence GTGCCAGAACTTCCCGAAGTCGAAACCACCGTCCGCGGGCTGACGCCCGTCCTTGCCGGCCAGCGCCTGACCAACGTCGAGCCGCGGCGCGCCGACCTGCGCAAGGCCATCCCCGTCGACCTGCGCCAGCGGATGACGGGGGCGACGGTGACCACGCTGCGGCGGCGCGCCAAATACGGCATGATCGACACCGATCGCGGCGATACGCTGATCTTTCACCTCGGCATGTCGGGGCGTTGGCGGGTCGATCCGGCCGAACCGCTCGCCCACGATCACCTGTTGATCGAGACGGCGGCGGGGCGGCACCTGGCGCTCAACGATCCGCGGCGATTCGGCTTTCTCGACCTGGTCGAAACGGCGGCGCTGGAGGCCTATGCGCCATTTGCGGCGATGGGGCCGGAACCGCTCGGCCCGGATTTCACCGGCGCCTATCTGCACGAGGCGTTGAAGGGGCGGATCGCCCCGATCAAGGCGATGCTGCTCGACCAGCGCATCGTCGCAGGACTCGGCAATATCTATGTGTGCGAGGCGCTGCACGTCGCGCGGATCGCACCGACGCGCGCGGCGGGACAGATCGCGCCGGCACGGCTCGAACGGCTGGCGGTCGCGGTACGCGAGGTGTTGCTGGCAGCGATCGAGGCGGGCGGATCGACGTTGCGCGACTATGCGCGGCCCGACGGCGAACTGGGCTATTTCTCCAAGCAGTTCCTGGTCTATGGCCGGGAGGGAGAGCCCTGCCACTGCGGTGGCACGGTACGGCGGCGGGTGGATAGCGGACGGTCCACCTTCTATTGTCCGACGTGCCAGCGGAGTTGA
- the rpsT gene encoding 30S ribosomal protein S20, which yields MANTPQAKKRIRRNQRRADINGARVGRIRTFIKKVEAALASGDKAAATTALAAAQPELQRGVAKGVLHKNTASRKFSRLTKAVTTLA from the coding sequence ATGGCGAATACGCCGCAAGCCAAGAAGCGCATCCGTCGCAACCAGCGCCGTGCCGACATCAACGGTGCACGCGTCGGCCGCATCCGTACCTTCATCAAGAAGGTCGAAGCGGCGCTTGCTTCGGGCGACAAGGCTGCGGCGACCACCGCGCTGGCCGCTGCGCAGCCGGAGTTGCAGCGTGGCGTCGCCAAGGGCGTGCTCCACAAGAACACCGCCAGCCGCAAGTTCTCGCGTCTGACCAAGGCGGTCACGACGCTCGCCTGA
- the dnaA gene encoding chromosomal replication initiator protein DnaA, translated as MAMTESEAQRAWARVRSNLRESAGARLFEQWLKPMDLIEDGDADTIRLALPSAFMTNWVRNHYADRLVLEFRALLPNVRGVSIETRLAAPAPVKLVAEPAEAPAARMPGPVAAAPQPAVQAVLPLATPVVAKPAAERPPLDARFTFDRFVVDAANRVAFNASRALAEPGVPRFSPLFLHSGTGQGKTHLMHAIGHAFLAQHPDATVICMSAERFMFDFVAAMRARDTHSFKQRLRGADLLLIDDLQFIAGKDATQEEFFHTVNEIMSAGKRLVISADRCPQALDGVEARIVSRMSVGLVADIKAPDLTLRRAILDRKLSDLPEAKVPAEVLDLLAARIHANIRELEGALNRVVAYAQLTGDSIDMDFAIATLGDVLRGAQRRVTIDEIQKLVSQHFELKPLDLVSARRSRAVARPRQIAMYLAKRLTTRSLPEIGRKFGGRDHSTVIHAVRKIEELRDQDRDIDSAVRTLMRELEA; from the coding sequence ATGGCGATGACGGAGAGCGAGGCGCAGCGCGCCTGGGCTCGCGTCCGCAGCAACCTGCGTGAATCCGCCGGTGCCCGCCTGTTCGAACAATGGCTGAAGCCGATGGACCTGATCGAGGACGGCGACGCCGACACGATTCGCCTGGCGCTGCCATCGGCGTTCATGACCAACTGGGTCCGCAATCATTACGCCGACCGGCTGGTGCTCGAATTCCGGGCGCTGCTGCCCAACGTTCGCGGCGTGTCGATCGAGACCCGGCTGGCGGCGCCGGCGCCGGTCAAGCTGGTCGCGGAGCCTGCCGAGGCACCGGCAGCGCGGATGCCCGGACCGGTCGCGGCGGCGCCGCAGCCGGCCGTCCAGGCCGTGCTGCCGTTGGCCACGCCGGTTGTCGCGAAGCCCGCTGCCGAACGCCCGCCGCTCGATGCCCGCTTCACCTTCGACCGCTTCGTCGTGGATGCCGCCAACCGCGTCGCCTTCAACGCCTCGCGCGCGCTGGCGGAGCCGGGCGTGCCGCGGTTCAGCCCGCTGTTCCTCCATTCCGGTACCGGTCAGGGCAAGACGCACCTGATGCATGCGATCGGCCATGCCTTTCTGGCCCAACATCCCGATGCCACCGTCATCTGCATGTCGGCCGAGCGGTTCATGTTCGATTTCGTCGCGGCGATGCGCGCGCGCGACACGCACAGTTTCAAGCAGCGGCTGCGCGGCGCCGACCTGCTGCTGATCGACGACCTGCAGTTCATCGCCGGCAAGGATGCGACGCAGGAGGAATTCTTCCACACCGTCAACGAGATCATGAGCGCCGGCAAGCGCCTCGTCATCTCCGCCGACCGTTGTCCGCAGGCGCTGGACGGCGTCGAGGCGCGGATCGTCAGCCGCATGTCGGTGGGGCTGGTCGCGGACATCAAGGCACCCGACCTGACGTTGCGCCGTGCCATACTGGACAGGAAACTCAGCGACCTGCCGGAGGCGAAGGTCCCCGCCGAAGTGCTGGACCTGCTCGCCGCGCGCATCCACGCCAACATCCGCGAGCTGGAAGGCGCGCTGAACCGCGTCGTCGCCTATGCGCAGCTGACCGGCGACAGCATCGACATGGATTTCGCGATCGCGACGCTCGGCGACGTGCTGCGCGGTGCCCAGCGCCGGGTGACGATCGACGAGATCCAGAAGCTGGTCAGCCAGCATTTCGAGCTGAAGCCGCTCGACCTGGTGTCCGCCCGGCGCAGCCGCGCGGTGGCCCGCCCGCGGCAGATCGCGATGTATCTGGCCAAGCGCCTGACGACGCGTTCGCTGCCGGAGATCGGCCGCAAGTTCGGCGGGCGCGACCATTCGACGGTGATCCACGCGGTGCGCAAGATCGAGGAACTGCGCGATCAGGACCGCGACATCGATAGCGCTGTGCGGACGCTGATGCGCGAACTGGAGGCGTAA
- the trpS gene encoding tryptophan--tRNA ligase translates to MPAKRVVSGIKPTGNLHLGNYLGAVKQWTAMQDRVQAEGGETMYFIADLHGLTEWIAPADLRQQTIEMTATLVAAGIDPDRSILFNQARVPAHSELSWLLNNVARVGWLNRMTQFKDKAGKNREGASVGLYDYPVLMAADVLLYNTTHVPVGEDQKQHLELARDIATKFNTDYATTLFTLPEPLISAAAPRIMSLRDASAKMSKSNPSEQSVVKLVDSDEVIADKFRKAKTDPDLLPATIEELADRPEARNLLTIFAALADRTPADVLGDYAGKGFGAFKPDLADLAVAKLGPIRNEMVRLLDDRSAIDAILNKGAEKARDLAAPVLRGAQEAMGLVL, encoded by the coding sequence ATGCCCGCAAAACGTGTCGTGTCCGGTATCAAGCCCACCGGCAACCTCCACCTCGGCAATTATCTGGGGGCGGTGAAGCAATGGACGGCGATGCAGGATCGGGTCCAGGCGGAGGGCGGCGAGACGATGTACTTCATCGCCGATCTCCACGGCCTCACCGAATGGATCGCGCCCGCCGACCTGCGCCAGCAGACGATCGAGATGACCGCGACGCTGGTCGCCGCCGGCATCGACCCCGACCGGTCGATCCTGTTCAACCAGGCCCGCGTGCCCGCGCACAGCGAATTGTCGTGGTTGCTCAACAACGTCGCGCGGGTCGGCTGGCTCAATCGCATGACCCAGTTCAAGGACAAGGCGGGCAAGAACCGCGAGGGCGCCAGCGTCGGCCTGTACGATTACCCGGTGCTGATGGCGGCCGACGTGCTGCTCTACAACACGACGCACGTGCCGGTCGGCGAGGACCAGAAGCAGCATCTCGAGCTGGCGCGGGACATCGCGACCAAGTTCAACACTGATTATGCGACCACGCTGTTCACCCTGCCGGAACCGCTCATCAGCGCCGCCGCGCCGCGGATCATGAGCCTGCGCGATGCATCGGCGAAGATGTCCAAGTCGAACCCGTCCGAGCAATCGGTGGTCAAGCTGGTCGATTCGGACGAGGTGATCGCCGACAAGTTCCGCAAGGCCAAGACCGATCCCGACCTGCTGCCCGCCACCATCGAGGAACTGGCCGACCGGCCGGAGGCTCGCAACCTGCTGACGATCTTCGCCGCCCTGGCGGATCGCACCCCGGCCGACGTGCTGGGCGATTACGCGGGCAAGGGGTTCGGCGCGTTCAAACCGGACCTCGCCGACCTCGCGGTGGCGAAGCTCGGTCCGATCCGCAACGAAATGGTGCGCCTGCTCGACGACCGCAGCGCGATCGACGCGATCCTGAACAAGGGCGCGGAAAAGGCGCGCGATCTGGCAGCCCCGGTGTTGCGCGGCGCGCAAGAGGCGATGGGGCTGGTGCTGTAA
- the murJ gene encoding murein biosynthesis integral membrane protein MurJ yields MNLTKALGSVGGLTLASRVLGLVRDSLFFRFVGAGFASDAFMIAFRLPNLFRALFAEGAFSAAFIPMFNRKVAEGDRTAEGSGLAHGIAFAEDALSILLPILILMTAVMEVAAWPVTYALSGGFNGVDPKQFDFAVQLARLTFPYLLFISLVSLLGGILNSLHRFWVNAAAPILLNATLIAALLFFHDTVPLLTARNQAIAVTVSGALQLLWLWYACRRAGVTLRLKLPRLGPDVRRLLALIGPAAAGAGAVQINLVVSTALAARLLPSGSVSYIYAADRLNQLPLGLIGIGLGTVLLPTISRLLGRGEEAAAMTTQNRGMELALLLTLPATVALVICGTPIAAALFQHGKFDATDTHLTAQALAAFSIGLPSYILVKVLTPGYYARSDTRTPVRYATISMGVNLALNLILIVPLRHMGPPLATAIASTVNVALLYRTLVRRGQFTPDAQLKRRAPRLLVAALAMGAVMFFLNDLFQPYTTAANLVRWSAMAVLVGTGALVYAAAVFATGALRPRDIRQLIRPRS; encoded by the coding sequence GTGAACCTGACCAAGGCGCTCGGCTCGGTCGGCGGGCTGACGCTCGCCAGCCGGGTGCTGGGGCTCGTGCGCGATTCGCTGTTCTTCCGTTTCGTGGGGGCAGGCTTCGCGTCGGATGCGTTCATGATCGCGTTCCGCCTGCCCAACCTCTTCCGTGCCCTGTTCGCGGAAGGCGCCTTCTCCGCCGCCTTCATCCCGATGTTCAACCGCAAGGTGGCAGAGGGTGACCGGACGGCGGAGGGGTCCGGCCTCGCCCACGGCATCGCCTTTGCCGAAGATGCCCTGTCGATCCTGCTGCCGATCCTCATCCTGATGACGGCGGTGATGGAGGTCGCGGCCTGGCCCGTCACCTATGCGCTTTCGGGCGGCTTCAACGGCGTCGATCCCAAACAGTTCGACTTCGCCGTCCAGCTGGCCCGGCTGACCTTTCCCTACCTGTTGTTCATCAGCCTGGTCTCGCTGCTCGGCGGCATCCTCAATTCGCTGCATCGCTTCTGGGTCAATGCCGCGGCGCCGATCCTGCTCAACGCGACGCTGATCGCGGCGCTGCTGTTCTTCCACGATACCGTGCCGCTGCTCACCGCACGCAACCAGGCGATCGCAGTCACCGTCTCGGGGGCGTTGCAGCTGTTGTGGCTGTGGTACGCGTGCCGCCGCGCCGGCGTGACGCTGCGGCTGAAGCTGCCGCGGCTGGGGCCGGACGTGCGGCGGCTGCTGGCGCTGATCGGCCCCGCCGCCGCCGGCGCGGGTGCCGTCCAGATCAACCTCGTCGTGTCGACCGCGCTCGCCGCGCGGCTGCTGCCGTCCGGATCGGTGTCCTACATCTATGCCGCCGACCGGCTCAACCAGCTGCCGCTGGGCCTGATCGGCATCGGCCTCGGCACCGTCCTGCTGCCGACGATCTCGCGCCTGCTCGGGCGCGGCGAGGAGGCGGCGGCGATGACCACCCAGAACCGCGGCATGGAACTGGCGCTGCTGCTTACCCTTCCCGCCACGGTCGCGCTGGTGATCTGCGGCACGCCGATCGCCGCCGCTTTGTTCCAGCACGGCAAGTTCGACGCCACCGACACCCATCTGACCGCGCAGGCGCTCGCCGCCTTTTCGATCGGCCTGCCGTCGTACATCCTCGTCAAGGTGCTGACGCCGGGCTATTATGCGCGCTCGGATACGCGCACGCCGGTACGCTATGCCACCATCTCGATGGGCGTGAACCTCGCGCTCAACCTCATCCTGATCGTGCCGCTGCGCCACATGGGTCCGCCGCTCGCCACCGCGATCGCCAGCACCGTCAACGTCGCGCTGCTGTACAGGACGCTGGTGCGACGCGGTCAGTTCACCCCCGATGCGCAGCTGAAGCGCCGCGCCCCGCGGCTGCTGGTCGCCGCGCTGGCGATGGGCGCGGTGATGTTCTTCCTCAACGACCTGTTCCAGCCCTATACCACCGCCGCCAACCTCGTCCGCTGGAGCGCGATGGCCGTGCTGGTCGGCACCGGCGCGCTGGTTTATGCGGCCGCGGTGTTCGCGACCGGCGCGCTCAGGCCGCGCGATATCCGCCAGCTCATCCGTCCCAGATCCTGA
- the secB gene encoding protein-export chaperone SecB, translating into MADQDNGTTIDTQPATNGDDTAPAAGLISQYVKDLSFENPNAPAIFQNPNPPAIDVQFNIGTAQVGEEVHEVLLKIDVKADADGQTAFIVDLTYAGLFGLRNVPADAIQPFLLGEAPRLLFPFARRVLADCVRDGGFPPLLLEPIDFAQLYLAQSQQNGSDQNGSFQVSDVGHA; encoded by the coding sequence ATGGCCGACCAGGACAACGGCACCACGATCGACACCCAGCCGGCGACCAACGGCGACGACACCGCGCCCGCTGCCGGCCTGATCTCGCAATACGTCAAGGACCTGTCGTTCGAGAATCCGAACGCGCCGGCGATCTTCCAGAACCCCAACCCGCCCGCGATCGACGTGCAGTTCAACATCGGTACGGCGCAGGTCGGCGAAGAGGTGCACGAGGTGCTGCTGAAGATCGACGTCAAGGCGGATGCCGATGGCCAGACCGCCTTCATCGTCGACCTCACCTATGCGGGCCTGTTCGGCCTGCGCAACGTGCCGGCCGATGCGATCCAGCCGTTCCTGCTCGGCGAAGCGCCCCGCCTGCTGTTCCCCTTCGCCCGCCGCGTGCTCGCGGATTGCGTCCGCGACGGCGGCTTCCCGCCGCTGCTGCTCGAACCGATCGACTTCGCGCAGCTGTATCTCGCCCAGTCGCAGCAGAACGGGTCCGACCAGAACGGGTCGTTCCAGGTCAGCGACGTCGGCCACGCCTGA
- a CDS encoding Tim44/TimA family putative adaptor protein, with protein sequence MFYVVLLAMVAAFLALRLYSVLGKRTGHEQQPLPRAAEDRPTALPVAPRTIDATPDARETVNRNIEPRAEAGLRAIIAGEQGFDVTQFLGGAQAAYRMTLEAFWAGDEAALAELAQPDVAHAFGEAIAARRDAGETLDNRLISIERAVIADAGLDGREARITVRFDADIAAVTRDAEGNVIAGSLTDAVETHDVWTFARTLKSRDPNWKLADTDEE encoded by the coding sequence GTGTTCTACGTAGTTCTTCTCGCGATGGTGGCGGCCTTTCTGGCGCTCCGTCTCTACAGCGTGCTCGGCAAGCGGACCGGCCACGAACAGCAGCCGTTGCCACGTGCCGCCGAGGATCGTCCCACGGCGTTGCCCGTCGCGCCGCGCACGATCGATGCGACGCCGGATGCGCGCGAAACGGTCAACCGGAACATCGAGCCGCGGGCCGAGGCCGGATTGCGGGCGATCATCGCCGGCGAACAGGGTTTCGACGTCACCCAGTTCCTGGGCGGCGCGCAGGCGGCGTATCGCATGACGCTGGAAGCCTTCTGGGCCGGTGACGAAGCGGCGCTGGCCGAACTGGCGCAGCCCGATGTCGCCCATGCCTTCGGTGAGGCGATCGCGGCCCGGCGCGATGCCGGCGAGACGCTCGACAATCGCCTGATCTCGATCGAGCGCGCGGTGATCGCCGACGCTGGCCTGGACGGTCGCGAGGCACGCATCACCGTGCGCTTCGATGCGGACATCGCCGCGGTGACGCGCGACGCGGAGGGTAACGTGATTGCCGGATCGCTGACCGACGCGGTCGAGACCCACGACGTCTGGACCTTTGCCCGCACGTTGAAGAGCCGCGATCCCAACTGGAAGCTGGCCGACACCGACGAGGAATAG
- a CDS encoding murein transglycosylase A translates to MTGRRTIASIALAMALGACGGRVVPLSTQAPPPRQTAGQYVRPTARPAAPGQQAAGQQIASGRTFDGQIRGATPLLAVPVPANPGATTAATAGIVPGPSVATLPFTDEQAEAARRAFLSSCPGLMRRTDASGLTRGSDWQPACSAAANVARGGARAFFASYFEAVQVADGRAFATGYYEPEIAASRERRPGYTVPIYARPNDLIDVDLGQFSDALKGKKVRGRVSGSNLIPYYDRAAIDTGVLDGKAPVLAWGADEAAVFFLQIQGSGRLRLPDGGIMRVGYDTQNGRDYTGIGALMKARGLLQPGQTSMRGIVAWLHAHPDEGRAIMAENKSFVFFRELNTPPVGAMGYVVNGGVSAAADVKYVPLGAPVFLSMDRQDASGLWVAQDTGGAIKGSNRFDTFWGAGPVAEATAGGMAARGTAFLLLPIGTLARVQGNQPVPSFETGTGAPAQP, encoded by the coding sequence ATGACCGGCAGACGTACGATCGCCAGCATCGCGCTGGCCATGGCGCTCGGCGCGTGCGGTGGTCGCGTGGTGCCCCTTTCCACGCAAGCGCCACCACCACGCCAGACGGCCGGGCAATATGTGCGGCCGACCGCGCGGCCCGCGGCACCGGGTCAGCAGGCCGCCGGCCAGCAGATCGCGAGTGGCCGCACGTTCGATGGACAGATCAGGGGTGCCACGCCGCTGCTTGCGGTCCCCGTGCCGGCCAACCCCGGAGCGACCACGGCCGCGACGGCAGGCATCGTTCCCGGTCCGTCGGTCGCGACCCTGCCGTTCACCGACGAACAGGCCGAGGCGGCGCGCCGGGCGTTCCTGTCGAGTTGTCCCGGCCTGATGCGGCGCACCGATGCGTCGGGCCTGACCCGCGGCAGCGACTGGCAACCGGCATGCAGCGCGGCGGCCAACGTGGCGCGGGGCGGTGCACGCGCGTTCTTTGCGAGCTATTTCGAGGCCGTCCAGGTCGCCGACGGCAGGGCATTCGCGACCGGGTATTACGAGCCGGAAATCGCCGCCTCACGTGAGCGGCGCCCGGGGTATACGGTGCCGATCTACGCGCGGCCAAACGACCTGATCGACGTCGATCTCGGCCAGTTCAGTGATGCGCTGAAGGGAAAGAAGGTGCGCGGACGCGTGTCTGGCAGCAATCTGATCCCCTATTACGATCGCGCCGCGATCGACACGGGCGTGCTGGACGGCAAGGCGCCGGTGCTCGCCTGGGGGGCGGACGAAGCGGCGGTGTTCTTCCTCCAGATTCAGGGTTCGGGTCGACTGCGGCTGCCCGATGGCGGGATCATGCGCGTCGGCTACGACACGCAGAACGGGCGGGACTATACAGGTATCGGTGCGCTGATGAAGGCGCGGGGGCTGCTGCAACCCGGCCAGACATCCATGCGGGGGATCGTCGCCTGGCTGCACGCGCACCCCGACGAGGGCCGGGCGATCATGGCCGAGAACAAGAGCTTCGTGTTCTTCCGCGAACTGAACACGCCGCCGGTCGGCGCGATGGGTTATGTGGTCAACGGTGGTGTCAGTGCTGCGGCCGATGTCAAATACGTGCCGCTCGGCGCGCCGGTGTTCCTGTCGATGGACCGGCAGGATGCATCCGGCCTGTGGGTGGCGCAGGACACCGGCGGCGCGATCAAGGGCAGCAACCGCTTCGACACCTTCTGGGGTGCCGGCCCGGTGGCGGAGGCCACCGCGGGCGGCATGGCGGCGCGTGGGACCGCGTTCCTGCTGTTGCCGATCGGCACATTGGCACGGGTACAGGGCAACCAGCCCGTGCCATCGTTCGAGACGGGGACAGGTGCGCCAGCTCAACCCTGA
- a CDS encoding Smr/MutS family protein, with product MATVKPLRAVPPPAPRPAVPPPAQAPVKATKSSKALVRAVAAGRAVAARPVVAPPPPSPRQNTLDGSWDKRLTRGIVSPDSSIDLHGHTLSSAHAMLDDGLSRAIARGDRVLLLVTGKPPRPESERPHARGAIRAAIADWLAASRHADAIAAVRGAHPRHGGQGALYIVLRRGR from the coding sequence ATGGCGACGGTGAAGCCGCTGCGCGCGGTGCCGCCGCCCGCCCCGCGCCCGGCCGTGCCGCCGCCGGCACAAGCACCGGTCAAGGCGACCAAATCGTCCAAGGCGCTGGTGCGCGCCGTCGCGGCGGGTCGCGCGGTCGCGGCCAGGCCGGTCGTGGCACCGCCGCCACCGTCACCGCGCCAGAACACGCTGGATGGCAGCTGGGACAAGCGGCTGACCCGCGGCATCGTCAGCCCCGACAGTTCGATCGACCTGCATGGTCATACGCTGTCGTCGGCGCATGCGATGCTGGACGACGGGCTGTCGCGTGCGATCGCGCGTGGCGACCGCGTACTGCTGCTGGTGACCGGCAAGCCGCCACGCCCGGAGAGCGAACGTCCGCACGCGCGCGGCGCCATCCGCGCGGCGATCGCCGACTGGCTCGCCGCGTCGCGCCATGCCGATGCGATCGCCGCCGTCCGGGGCGCGCATCCGCGACATGGCGGGCAGGGGGCTTTGTACATCGTGCTGCGGCGTGGGCGTTAG